A section of the Flavobacterium ardleyense genome encodes:
- a CDS encoding DUF3347 domain-containing protein codes for MKTLSIKLMMTALLAFTVSANAQFKNAKTEVVTIYGNCGMCKNTIETAGNFKKLAKVDWDKNTKLATITYDSEKTSKNEILKRIALAGYDNETFLAPDDIYGNLHGCCQYDRTAKVATIKEELKSEHSTHGQSKKKAVNNLSALEVVYNNYFELKDALVNSNSELATNKASTLASSIEKVKMSQLQKDVHTVWMKVVDKIKANAKNIASNKDLAKQRSEFSSLSDNIYSLMKVSNLDTAVYYQFCPMANDGKGANWLSKESQVKNPYYGSKMLSCGKTVETIK; via the coding sequence ATGAAAACATTATCTATAAAATTAATGATGACTGCGCTATTGGCGTTTACAGTCAGCGCAAATGCACAATTTAAAAATGCAAAAACCGAAGTAGTAACAATCTACGGAAACTGCGGAATGTGCAAGAATACGATAGAAACTGCAGGAAATTTTAAAAAATTAGCCAAGGTAGATTGGGACAAAAACACTAAACTCGCAACGATAACGTACGATAGCGAAAAGACAAGTAAAAATGAGATTCTTAAAAGAATTGCCCTTGCAGGCTATGATAATGAAACTTTTCTGGCGCCGGATGATATCTACGGCAATTTACACGGTTGTTGCCAATATGATCGTACTGCAAAAGTTGCCACAATAAAGGAAGAATTAAAATCTGAACATAGTACGCACGGGCAATCTAAGAAAAAAGCTGTTAATAATTTGTCTGCTTTGGAAGTGGTTTATAATAATTACTTTGAACTTAAAGATGCGCTAGTAAATTCAAATTCTGAATTAGCAACAAATAAAGCTTCAACTTTAGCTAGTTCTATTGAAAAAGTTAAGATGTCACAACTTCAAAAGGATGTCCATACTGTTTGGATGAAAGTTGTGGACAAAATCAAAGCAAATGCAAAAAACATCGCTTCTAACAAAGATCTGGCAAAACAACGTTCGGAATTTAGCTCGCTTTCAGACAATATCTATTCGTTGATGAAAGTATCTAATCTAGACACTGCTGTATATTATCAATTTTGTCCGATGGCAAATGATGGGAAAGGTGCCAATTGGTTGAGTAAAGAAAGCCAAGTAAAAAACCCTTACTACGGATCAAAGATGTTGAGCTGTGGAAAGACTGTGGAAACTATCAAATAA
- a CDS encoding DUF305 domain-containing protein, with the protein MNNTHTKTQSSLYSKFFLMLGCSFIAMYITMYLNTYSIDHVYFSLTRFYMTCMGISAMAIIMLLFMLGMYKDKKKNIAIVIGSILLFSSALILVRAQKPIVGDILWLRAMIPHHSIAILTSERADIQDEEVKKLANTIIEAQKKEIEEMKLMINRLENEK; encoded by the coding sequence ATGAATAATACACATACAAAAACACAAAGTAGTCTTTACTCCAAGTTCTTTTTGATGTTAGGATGTTCATTTATTGCAATGTATATCACAATGTATCTAAATACCTACTCAATAGATCACGTATATTTCAGTCTCACTAGATTTTATATGACGTGTATGGGTATATCAGCAATGGCAATTATTATGTTGCTGTTTATGTTGGGAATGTATAAAGACAAAAAGAAGAATATTGCAATCGTTATCGGTAGCATTCTGCTTTTTTCTTCGGCTTTGATATTAGTTAGAGCACAGAAACCTATAGTTGGTGATATCCTGTGGTTAAGAGCAATGATTCCTCACCACTCAATTGCAATACTGACCAGTGAGCGAGCTGATATTCAAGATGAAGAAGTTAAAAAGCTAGCAAATACCATTATCGAAGCGCAAAAAAAAGAGATTGAAGAGATGAAACTAATGATAAATAGACTAGAAAATGAAAAGTAA
- a CDS encoding multicopper oxidase domain-containing protein, translating into MKSKLIILLLMLLSFLQSRAQNNVKYELTVTDTLVNFSGKEKRGIAVNGQIPMPTLTFTEGDIAEIVVHNKSKESTSLHWHGIYLPNKEDGVPHLTQMPIMPGESFTYKFPVIQNGTHWYHSHSGFQEQIGMYGSLIMLKRKDDSTFRQGIDDLPSVPIILSEWTDIKPENVQRMLRNANDWPAIKKGTVQSYSEAIAAGHFKTKVGNEWKRMLAMDVSDVYYDKFLINGKNEIHFPQFSAGDKVRLRIANGGASSYFWLTYAGGKITVVANDGNDVEPIEVDRLIIGVSETYDIVITIPADGTAYEFLATPEDRTSSASMYFGKGIIQLKSRLPKLKYFEGMKMMNDMMKMDGSMDDMGMEMSYQKMDMNTVMYPEVSGNSKIDHSDHNIDMKSEKKDEDHSGHKMDMDSKIDHSGHEMDMKSEKKEEDHSDHKMDVDSIMDHSGNKMDKKSENKYEDHSGHKMDMDSKMDHSGHELNTSSDLVTLNYGMLKSPTPTTLPKNAVVREMTFELTGNMNRYVWSMDNKVLSEVDKILIKKGEIVRIRLYNNSMMRHPMHLHGHDFRVLNGEGDYSPLKNVLDIMPMETNTIEFLANNEGDWFFHCHILYHMMAGMNRVFAYDKQQPNPYLPDKVASYKMLQTESNMMNLMAENDFATNGNDGKILFQNTRWSIETEWRLGYKDEHGYETETHIGRYIGKNQWLMPFIGFDWRYRKMGDEIEKNIFGQESTKERRAVFSIGAEYTLPMLVILQTEIFTDGKVRFQLKREDIPVTPRLRLAFMVNTDKEYMTGLKYILTRNLGLSTHYDSDMGLGFGATINY; encoded by the coding sequence ATGAAAAGTAAGCTAATAATTTTGTTGTTAATGCTTTTGAGCTTTTTGCAGAGTAGGGCACAAAATAATGTAAAATATGAACTGACTGTCACCGATACTTTGGTCAATTTTTCTGGAAAAGAAAAGAGAGGAATTGCCGTAAATGGGCAGATTCCCATGCCGACTTTAACTTTTACCGAAGGGGATATAGCCGAAATCGTGGTTCACAACAAGTCAAAAGAAAGTACTTCTTTGCACTGGCACGGAATATACCTTCCTAACAAAGAAGATGGGGTCCCACATTTAACACAAATGCCGATTATGCCAGGCGAATCTTTTACCTACAAATTTCCAGTCATTCAAAATGGGACACATTGGTATCATAGTCATAGTGGCTTTCAGGAGCAGATTGGTATGTATGGATCTTTAATAATGCTGAAAAGGAAAGATGATTCCACTTTTAGACAAGGTATTGATGATTTGCCATCTGTTCCAATTATTCTAAGTGAATGGACTGATATTAAACCAGAAAATGTGCAAAGAATGCTTCGCAATGCCAATGATTGGCCTGCCATCAAGAAGGGAACTGTGCAAAGTTACTCAGAAGCAATTGCCGCAGGACATTTTAAAACCAAAGTCGGCAACGAGTGGAAGCGAATGTTGGCGATGGATGTAAGCGATGTTTATTATGATAAATTTTTGATTAATGGAAAAAATGAAATTCATTTTCCACAATTTTCGGCCGGCGATAAAGTACGTTTACGTATTGCCAATGGTGGTGCTTCTTCGTATTTCTGGCTAACTTATGCTGGGGGCAAAATAACCGTCGTAGCCAATGACGGAAATGATGTAGAGCCTATTGAAGTGGATAGACTCATAATAGGAGTTTCTGAAACCTACGATATTGTAATTACGATTCCGGCGGATGGAACAGCTTATGAATTTCTAGCAACTCCCGAAGATCGTACAAGTTCTGCTTCAATGTATTTCGGAAAGGGAATAATTCAGCTTAAATCAAGACTTCCCAAACTCAAATACTTCGAGGGAATGAAAATGATGAATGATATGATGAAAATGGATGGTAGTATGGACGACATGGGAATGGAGATGTCGTATCAAAAGATGGATATGAACACTGTAATGTATCCAGAAGTAAGCGGCAATTCAAAAATTGATCACTCCGACCATAACATCGATATGAAGTCTGAAAAGAAAGATGAAGATCACTCCGGTCATAAGATGGATATGGATTCAAAAATAGATCATTCTGGACATGAAATGGATATGAAGTCTGAAAAGAAAGAGGAAGATCACTCCGATCATAAGATGGATGTGGATTCAATAATGGATCACTCTGGAAATAAAATGGATAAGAAATCTGAAAACAAATATGAAGATCACTCCGGTCATAAGATGGATATGGATTCAAAAATGGATCATTCTGGACATGAACTAAATACGAGTTCAGATTTAGTAACATTAAATTATGGAATGTTAAAATCTCCCACGCCAACAACACTGCCAAAAAATGCAGTAGTACGCGAAATGACATTTGAGCTTACAGGAAATATGAATCGATACGTCTGGAGTATGGATAATAAAGTACTATCTGAAGTGGATAAAATCTTGATTAAAAAAGGAGAAATAGTGCGAATAAGGTTGTACAACAATTCGATGATGCGTCACCCGATGCACTTGCATGGACACGATTTTAGAGTTTTAAATGGGGAAGGGGACTATTCTCCACTTAAGAATGTGTTGGATATCATGCCGATGGAGACAAATACCATTGAATTTCTTGCTAATAATGAAGGTGATTGGTTTTTTCATTGTCATATTCTTTATCACATGATGGCAGGAATGAATCGTGTTTTTGCTTACGATAAACAACAGCCTAATCCTTATTTACCAGACAAAGTAGCATCATACAAAATGCTTCAAACCGAAAGCAATATGATGAATTTGATGGCTGAAAATGATTTTGCCACAAATGGGAATGACGGAAAAATTTTGTTTCAAAATACGCGATGGAGTATAGAAACTGAGTGGCGGTTGGGATATAAAGATGAGCACGGTTACGAAACGGAAACGCACATCGGCCGGTATATAGGCAAGAATCAATGGCTAATGCCGTTTATAGGATTTGATTGGAGATATCGGAAGATGGGAGACGAAATAGAGAAAAATATTTTTGGACAGGAATCTACAAAAGAACGTAGAGCGGTTTTTAGCATTGGAGCCGAATATACACTACCGATGTTAGTAATCTTACAAACAGAAATTTTTACTGATGGCAAGGTGCGTTTTCAATTAAAGCGAGAGGATATACCAGTAACTCCTAGACTGCGTTTGGCCTTTATGGTAAATACAGATAAGGAATATATGACCGGACTTAAATACATTTTAACTCGCAACCTGGGACTTTCTACACATTATGACAGCGATATGGGACTTGGTTTTGGAGCGACAATTAATTACTAA
- a CDS encoding inorganic phosphate transporter, protein MEQIYVIMLIALGILAIIDLMVGVSNDAVNFLNSAIGSKAISFKTTMIVASAGVLIGAMFSSGMMEIARSGIFVPSMFSFNDVMIIFLAVMITDILLLDVFNSLGLPTSTTVSIIFELLGAAVCLALYNIYITNDSFSTLGAYINTEKASAIVYSILLSVLLSFAVGSLVQYISRLIFTFHYEKKLKYFGAIFGGVAISAITFFILIKGLKGVSFISKEQFVWIDKHQFLLLGGNFVFFTVLSQILISYFKINILRVIIIIGTFALALAFAGNDLVNFIGVPIAAFNSYEIFNGSGVSGDTFMMGALANDDIVAPFYFLLLAGVIMVITLWTSKKAKSVIETGVNLSRQGDGVEKFSPNNASRIIVRFGVYIGEGINFFLPKKLQIKIDRRFESVVKSTKKSVDEPAFDMVRASVNLMVASILIAIGTSLKLPLSTTYVTFMVAMGTSFADRAWDRESAVYRIAGVFKVIGGWFFTAIVAFVLALIIAYILKVGEVFAFVGLLLMLAIMLYRSSRKHKEKVAIEEQTKILNKEDIGTVNEMITESSAQISKVFKKTSALYSNVIDNLSLHDLPKLKQNKKDQKKLEKEIDELKSNVFYFIKNLDDNSVEASKFYILILGYLQDMVQSIDFLTATSYSHVNNNHKPLKFNQIRDLKKVDLQVQHLLQLMEDSFKTEDFHKIDLILNDKQVLLDTVSELISKQITRIRTTETSPKNSKLYFALLLETNDLVKSIMNLLELFKEFNGLNKK, encoded by the coding sequence ATGGAGCAGATTTATGTGATTATGTTGATTGCGCTGGGAATTTTGGCGATCATCGATCTGATGGTTGGCGTGAGCAATGACGCCGTAAACTTTTTGAATTCTGCAATAGGATCAAAAGCTATTTCATTTAAAACTACAATGATTGTAGCAAGCGCCGGAGTGCTCATTGGAGCTATGTTTTCCAGTGGAATGATGGAAATTGCGCGAAGCGGAATTTTTGTTCCCAGTATGTTTAGCTTTAACGATGTGATGATCATCTTTCTAGCAGTAATGATTACCGATATCTTACTACTCGATGTTTTTAACTCCCTAGGCCTTCCAACTTCCACGACAGTTTCTATTATATTCGAACTTTTGGGAGCGGCAGTATGTCTTGCACTCTATAACATTTATATAACAAATGATTCTTTCAGTACCTTGGGAGCCTATATAAATACAGAAAAAGCCTCGGCAATTGTATATAGTATTCTGCTTTCGGTACTCTTATCATTTGCAGTAGGTAGCTTGGTGCAATATATTTCAAGATTAATTTTTACTTTCCACTACGAGAAAAAGTTGAAATATTTTGGAGCTATTTTCGGTGGAGTAGCCATTTCGGCAATTACATTTTTTATTTTAATAAAGGGTTTAAAGGGTGTTTCATTTATTTCTAAGGAGCAATTTGTTTGGATTGACAAACATCAGTTTCTACTCTTAGGAGGTAATTTTGTGTTTTTTACAGTTCTTTCGCAAATTCTTATAAGTTACTTTAAAATTAACATACTTAGAGTAATTATAATTATCGGAACTTTTGCACTCGCTCTAGCCTTTGCTGGTAATGACTTGGTGAATTTTATTGGAGTACCAATTGCAGCATTCAACTCTTACGAGATTTTTAATGGAAGTGGCGTTTCTGGCGATACCTTTATGATGGGCGCCTTGGCAAACGACGATATTGTTGCCCCATTCTACTTTTTATTATTAGCGGGCGTTATTATGGTTATCACACTTTGGACTTCAAAGAAGGCCAAGAGCGTTATCGAAACTGGTGTAAATTTATCAAGACAAGGTGATGGTGTAGAGAAGTTTTCGCCAAACAACGCCTCGAGGATTATTGTTAGATTTGGAGTTTATATTGGCGAAGGAATCAATTTCTTCTTGCCTAAAAAGTTACAGATTAAAATTGACCGCCGCTTTGAAAGCGTTGTAAAATCTACAAAAAAATCTGTCGATGAACCCGCTTTTGATATGGTTCGTGCTTCTGTAAACCTGATGGTCGCTAGTATATTGATTGCCATTGGAACATCTCTAAAATTGCCTTTATCTACAACCTATGTTACCTTTATGGTTGCAATGGGAACATCATTCGCAGACAGAGCGTGGGATCGAGAAAGTGCTGTATACAGAATTGCTGGAGTTTTTAAAGTTATTGGAGGTTGGTTTTTTACTGCGATTGTCGCCTTTGTACTTGCATTAATTATCGCCTACATTCTTAAGGTAGGAGAAGTTTTTGCTTTCGTAGGATTGCTTCTAATGCTCGCAATTATGCTCTACAGAAGTTCGCGCAAGCATAAAGAAAAAGTTGCAATCGAGGAACAAACGAAAATTTTGAATAAGGAAGATATCGGTACGGTCAACGAAATGATCACTGAAAGCTCAGCTCAGATTTCAAAAGTATTCAAGAAAACTAGCGCCCTATATTCAAATGTGATTGATAATCTTAGCTTGCACGATCTACCTAAACTAAAACAGAATAAGAAAGATCAGAAGAAATTAGAGAAAGAAATTGATGAACTTAAAAGCAATGTTTTCTATTTCATCAAAAATCTTGACGATAATTCAGTAGAAGCTAGTAAATTTTACATATTAATTCTTGGCTATCTGCAAGACATGGTTCAGTCTATTGATTTTCTTACGGCCACCAGTTATTCTCACGTGAATAACAATCACAAGCCATTAAAGTTTAATCAGATTAGAGATCTGAAAAAGGTAGATCTGCAAGTGCAACACTTATTACAGTTGATGGAAGACAGTTTTAAAACGGAAGATTTTCATAAAATTGATCTTATCCTAAACGACAAACAAGTACTTTTGGATACCGTTTCTGAATTAATTTCGAAACAAATCACTCGAATTAGAACTACAGAAACAAGTCCAAAAAATAGCAAACTATATTTTGCTTTGCTATTAGAGACAAACGATTTAGTTAAGTCAATTATGAACTTATTAGAGCTCTTTAAAGAGTTTAATGGACTCAATAAAAAGTAA
- a CDS encoding response regulator has protein sequence MKIPQRFMVVDDDATSNMICEFALRRFSPNTEIKTFSNPETALKFIEQSYADQNTCKSTVLFLDINMPILNAWDFLDIFKNFPAHLIENFVIYVLTSSIDSRDKEKADLNPLVSGSLCKPLSTNLVRTIFESDLHH, from the coding sequence ATGAAAATACCGCAGCGTTTTATGGTTGTTGATGATGATGCAACGAGCAATATGATTTGCGAATTTGCGTTGCGCAGATTTTCGCCAAACACCGAAATTAAAACTTTTAGCAATCCCGAAACTGCACTCAAATTTATAGAGCAGTCCTACGCCGATCAAAATACCTGCAAATCAACAGTGTTATTTTTGGATATTAATATGCCAATTTTGAATGCTTGGGATTTTTTGGATATTTTTAAAAATTTCCCGGCACATTTAATCGAGAATTTTGTAATTTATGTTCTCACTTCATCCATTGATTCTCGTGATAAAGAGAAGGCCGACCTTAATCCTCTCGTGAGTGGATCGCTGTGCAAACCCTTATCTACAAACCTTGTTCGCACAATCTTTGAGAGTGATTTACATCATTAA